The following coding sequences lie in one Girardinichthys multiradiatus isolate DD_20200921_A chromosome 13, DD_fGirMul_XY1, whole genome shotgun sequence genomic window:
- the LOC124879755 gene encoding XK-related protein 8-like isoform X2, whose protein sequence is MHVFKYSTLDCFFTSAGLPLFLLDIVLDVLAAVNFYQEEAYLCLTVLLVLLIGSSVLTQLYSWFWYSYDEFDTSTKVEGFLKPSLGMLHMFQLGIYVRHAAVLETSFNSRCSDTSDAGDLAVYLNHDLSLLRIMETFSESAPQIILMLTVILQEGKLDPVTVLKTIASLSAVAFCVTTYHRCLRSFLPEKEKQPIMSSIIFFFWNLLLLSSRVVALALFASVEPCFIFTHFFCSWLLLFFFAWRSKTTFMDSAGGEWLYRATVGLIWYFNWFNVVDGKTRKWTIVYHTYILVDISVLCGVWYWKMSSDFLPHIEMSCLQAAIISGAVVSVYVVGLVCKIIYYRFFHPKLYKEELIGDTMNEQQRDEVDSGLRGAVAFRGMNQMPSEPGPRAHCNKRMKKLAENFYSKSADGAEA, encoded by the exons ATGCATGTGTTTAAGTACTCTACATTGGACTGTTTCTTCACCTCAGCAGGTCTGCCCCTGTTTCTGTTGGATATTGTTCTGGACGTCTTGGCTGCAGTGAACTTTTACCAGGAGGAGGCCTACCTGTGCCTCACCGTGCTGCTGGTGCTTCTCATTGGCTCCTCTGTGCTCACCCAGCTCTACAGCTGGTTCTGGTACAGCTACGATGAATTTGACACGAGTACCAAGGTGGAGGGCTTCCTGAAGCCCAGCCTTGGGATGCTACATATGTTCCAGCTGGGGATCTATGTCAG aCATGCAGCTGTCTTGGAGACTTCCTTTAACAGCCGCTGCTCAGACACCAGCGATGCAGGAGACCTGGCCGTTTACCTGAACCACGACCTGAGCCTGCTGCGGATCATGGAGACCTTCTCGGAGAGTGCTCCTCAGATCATCCTGATGCTCACAGTCATCCTGCAGGAGGGAAAGCTGGATCCCGTCACAG TGCTGAAGACTATCGCCTCACTGTCGGCCGTCGCCTTCTGCGTGACCACGTACCATCGCTGCCTGCGCTCCTTCCTGCCAGAGAAGGAGAAGCAGCCAATCATGTCATCGatcatcttcttcttctggaaCCTGCTCCTCCTGTCGTCTCGCGTCGTCGCCCTTGCCCTCTTTGCGTCTGTGGAGCCCTGCTTCATCTTCACCCACTTCTTCTGCTCCTGGTTGCTGCTGTTCTTCTTCGCCTGGCGCTCCAAGACAACATTCATGGACAGTGCTGGGGGAGAGTGGCTGTACCGGGCCACCGTGGGCCTCATCTGGTACTTTAACTGGTTCAACGTGGTGGATGGGAAGACCAGGAAGTGGACAATAGTGTACCACACCTACATCCTGGTGGATATCTCCGTCCTCTGTGGAGTGTGGTACTGGAAGATGAGTTCGGATTTTCTTCCTCACATTGAAATGTCATGTTTGCAGGCGGCCATCATTAGCGGCGCTGTGGTCTCAGTTTATGTGGTCGGGTTGGTTTGTAAGATCATTTATTATCGGTTCTTCCATCCAAAGTTGTACAAAGAAGAGCTGATAGGAGACACGATGAATGAGCAGCAGAGAGATGAAGTGGACTCTGGTCTCAGAGGAGCTGTTGCGTTTCGTGGAATGAACCAGATGCCCAGTGAGCCAGGCCCACGAGCTCATTGCAACAAGAGGATGAAGAAGCTGGCTGAGAACTTTTACTCGAAATCAGCTGATGGTGCTGAAGCCTGA